CAAGGGGATGTAATATAGAAAATGCGAACGTTTCCAAAAAAATACTGAAAAAGTATTGACTTTTTTGAAAGAAAACTTTAAAATGTAAGAAATTAGAAAAGTAGTAAATGAAAGTTTCAAGAGAGCCCACGGTTGCTGAGAGTGGGTAGCGGCAGTTTATGAAATTGGACTAATGATGAGATGAATTTGAAACAATAAAAATTCGGTTGGCACACCTTATCGTGCAACTTGTTGCTAGACAAGACAGAGATATGGGGGGAGACTATCCTTTTCCCATAAGTGAGGTGGCACCGCGATGACACGTCCTCACATAGCTTTTGCTATGTGTGGGCGTGTTTTTTGTTTTAGATGAGAAGGGAGAAAAGATATGAAGAAACGATGGCGTCGCATTCTTTAGAGGATGAAAAATAGAAGAAAATGAAAAAATAGAAGAGGTAGTAAAATGAAAAATAAACGGTTAATGGGAATTATTGGTTTGATTGCAGCAGCAGTCATTGGGACAGCGATCTATTCAGCTACAGCTGGTAAGGACAACAAGGCAGCAACTAGCAATGAAAAGGCAAAAGTTGGGGTCTTGCAGTTGGTCAGCCACCCTTCGCTTGATTTGATCTACAAGGGGATTCAAGATGGTCTAGCTGAAGAAGGCTATGACAAGGACAAAGTGGACATTGATTTCCTCAATGCAGAAGGGGACCAAAACAAGGTTGCAACTATGAGTAAGCAATTGGCAGAAAAAGATAATCAAGTCTTGATTGGGATTGCAACCCCATCTGCTCAAGGTTTGGCTAGTGCAACCAAAGACAAACCAATTGTCATGGGTGCTGTAACCGATCCAGTCGGTGCAAACTTGGTCAAAGATTTGAAAAAACCAGGTGGCAATATCACTGGGGTATCTGACCACAATCCTACTGAGCAACAGTTGAAATTGATCAAAGAGTTGACTCCAAACGTAAAAACAATCGGGGTTCTTTACTCAACCAGTGAAGATAATTCCAAATCTCAAGTAGAAGAATTTACAAAATTAGCTGAAAAAGCAGGTTACAAGGTGGTTCCTTATTCAGTTCCTTCTACAAACGAAATTGCTTCAACAGTATCGGTTATGTCAGGTAAAGTGGATGCTATCTGGGTTCCAATCGACAATACCATCGCATCAGCATTCTCAACTGTTGTTGAAGCCAATAAAGATGCTAAAAAACCAATCTTCCCAAGTGCGACAGCCATGGTAGAAGCTGGTGGCCTTGGTTCAGTCGTTGTCGACCAACATGATCTTGGGGTAGCAACTGGTAAAATGGCTGCGAAGATCTTGAAAGGTCAAAAACCTGCAGACACACCTGTTGAAATCTTTAGCCAAGGAAAATCTGTCATCAATAAAAAAGTCGCAGATGAATTGGGCATTACTATTCCAGAATCTGTCTTGAAAGATGCTGGACAAGTCATTAAATAAAAACGAAACGAATCACAAGAGTAGCAGGAGAATTTGGCTTTGATAGGTCTTTTAATCGGGACCTTTGAGGAGAAAGAAATGAAAGTCAAGCTAACGGACCTTCATCCGACCCAACTATACTTATCAGAAAAGAAGTTACAAGCTATCCAGATGCTTGATCAGTCGGCAGAAATCATCAATATGGATCCAATTAGTATTCTTACATTTGGAAATCGCTTCTTGATTACAGACGGGCATCACAGGGCTTATCAGGCTTTGTTGGCGGGTCAAGATACGATTTCTGCTGAGTTTGATAGAGATGGTGGCGATGACTTGTATGCTCTCTATGCGCAAGCTTGCGAGGAAAGAAAGATAGACTCTGTCTTGGATTTAAAAAATCGTATCTTACCTCAAGATGAGTATGAAGCAAAATGGTATAACTGGTGTGATGGTTTTAACCAAGCAGCAACTCTTCTATTGAAAAGGAATGCAGATGAAACCGACCAGGCAAATAGATAATGCATTACGTCCTGTTCCTTCTTCTATTGAAATTAGTCTCATCTAACTTGTTTTTTAACTAAAAATCTGATAAACTAGATAGTAATTGAATAGAAATCTGCAAGACTAGTACCTCAAGGGAAGTGCGACAGGGAGAAGAGCCGTGACTGAAAGCTCTTTGCATGAAAGCTGGGTGAATTCACTTGCGCAAGGATTTAGAAATTAAGGTCTGGTTTACAGATAAAAAACGGATGGTACCGCGTGTCAACGCTCCGATTAGGAGAAGGCACGCGGTTTTTTTCTATGTCTGTAGGTGGACCATGATGGAGGAAATATGTCAACGATTGAAGAACAACTAAAAGCGCTTCGAGAAGAAACGCTGGCAGCCTTGAAGCAGATCTCTGCTGAAAATAAAAAAGAGATGCAAGAACTACGGGTCTCTGTTCTTGGGAAGAAAGGATCTCTGACGGAAATTCTTAAAGGGATGAAGGATGTCTCTGCTGAGATGCGTCCGGTTATTGGAAAACACGTCAATGAAGCCCGTGATGTCTTGACGGCTGCCTTTGAAGAATCAGCCAAACTCTTGGAAGAAAAGAAAGTCCAAGCGAAACTAGCTAGCGAAAGCATCGATGTGACCCTTCCAGGTCGTCCAGTTGCTAGTGGTTACCGTCATATTTTGACCCAAACCAGTGAAGAAATCGAAGATATCTTTATCGGGATGGGGTATCAAGTCGTTGACGGCTTTGAAGTGGAGCAAGACTATTATAACTTTGAACGGATGAATCTGCCTAAAGATCACCCAGCGCGGGATATGCAGGATACCTTCTATATCACAGAAGAAATCTTGCTTCGGACCCATACTTCACCTGTACAGGCGCGGGCTATGGATGCGCATGACTTTAGCAAGGGACCATTGAAGATGATCTCTCCAGGGCGGGTTTTCCGTCGGGATACGGATGATGCGACCCACAGCCACCAATTCCATCAAATCGAAGGCTTGGTCGTTGGGAAAAGCATTTCTATGGCCGACCTTCAAGGAACGCTTCAATTGATCGTGCAAAAGATGTTTGGTGCAGAACGTCAAATCCGTTTGCGTCCTTCTTACTTCCCATTCACTGAGCCATCTGTTGAGGTCGATGTCTCTTGCTTCAAATGTGGTGGAGCGGGATGTAACGTATGTAAGAAAACTGGTTGGATTGAAATCATGGGAGCCGGTATGGTTCACCCACGGGTCCTTGAGATGAGTGGGATTGATCCAACAATCTATTCAGGATTTGCCTTTGGACTTGGTCAAGAGCGTGTGGCCATGCTTCGTTACGGAATCAATGATATCCGTGGCTTCTATCAAGGAGATGTTCGCTTCTCAGAACAGTTTAAATAATCATGTTAGTTAGAGTAAAAATCGATCAATTAGAGACCTTACGTGACCTAGAAGTGGAAACCTATGGGGATACCTTTGGTCCCTATATTGTTGAGGAAGATTTGGAAGATTACTTCTCTACTGTGCTCTCTTTGGAGCAAATCGAGAAGGATCTGTTAGATCCAGAATCCGAAACCTATTTTGTCCTCAATGAAGAACAAGAAATCTGTGGTTTTCTCAAGATCAACTGGGGTCAGGCGCAGACCGAGCCAGTAGAGATGGACAAGTCCTTTGAGATCCAACGGATCTATGTCAAAAAGGAATTTCATCGGGCTGGTTTTGGCAAGGAAATGTTTAGCTTTGCGCTGGATCAAGCCAAGAGCCGTGGCTTTGAGTGGGCTTGGCTAGGTGTCTGGGAACGCAACTTTAAGGCGCAAAATTTTTACTATCGCTTTGGATTTGAACGATTTAGTGAACACCAGTATATCACCGGAGATACCGTGGATACAGACTGGTTGTTGAGAAAGAAATTGATCTAGAAGGAACAAGAAACTTCTATTCTAGAGAAGGGGAGGCTATGAGACCTACCTAAGCCAGCCTCGAGCTGGAAAACACAAAATGAAAGGATCAAAACGAGGGTGGATGGAGATCTAGGAAGGATATCTAGATTTCAGCATTTCCCTTGGTATCTTACATATGTTAGTTAGTTATAAATGGTTAAAAGAATTGGTGGACGTGGATGTGCCATCAGAAGAGTTGGCTGAAAAAATGTCAACTACAGGGATCGAAGTAGAAGGTGTGGAATCGCCTGCTGTTGGTCTCTCAAAAATCGTTGTCGGAGAAGTCTTGTCTTGCGAAGATGTGCCAGAAACACACCTTCATGTCTGCCAAGTCAATGTGGGTGAAGAAGAAGCCCGTCAAATCGTCTGTGGAGCACCAAATGTGCGTGCAGGCATCAAGGTCATGGTAGCTCTTCCAGGTGCTCGCATCGCGGACAACTACAAGATTAAAAAAGGGAAAATCCGTGGCTTAGAATCCCTTGGGATGATCTGTTCTTTGGGTGAGTTGGGTATTTCTGACTCTGTTGTCCCGAAAGAATTCGCAGATGGCATCCAAATCTTGCCAGAAGATGCTGTTCCAGGAGAAGAAGTCTTCTCTTACCTCGACTTGGATGATGAGATTATTGAACTTTCCATCACTCCAAACCGTGCAGACGCTCTTTCTATGCGTGGGGTAGCGCACGAAGTAGCAGCGATCTATGACAAGGCGGTCAACTTTAAAGAATTTAGCTTAACAGAAACAGACCAAGCTGTAGCAGATGCTCTTTCTGTCAGCATTGACACAGACAAGGCTCCTTATTATGCAGCTCGTATCTTGGACAATGTAACCATCGCACCAAGTCCACAATGGTTGCAAAATCTTCTCATGAACGAAGGTATCCGTCCGATCAATAATGTGGTCGACGTGACCAACTATATCTTGCTTTACTTTGGTCAGCCGATGCATGCCTTTGACTTGGATACCTTTGAAGGAAGCGAGATTCGTGTGCGTGAAGCGCGTGCTGGTGAAAAATTGGTAACCTTAGATGGGGAAGAACGCGAGTTAGAAGCAAGTGACCTCGTGATTACGGTTGCGGACAAACCAGTAGCTCTTGCAGGTGTCATGGGTGGAGAAGCTACAGAAATCTCTGAAAAATCTACTCGTGTTGTCCTTGAGGCAGCTGTCTTCAATGGCAAATCAATCCGTAAGACCAGCGGTCGCCTCAACCTTCGTTCAGAGTCATCTTCTCGCTTTGAAAAAGGCATCAACGTGGCAACCGTCAATGAAGCACTTGATGCGGCAGCAAGCATGATTGCAGAATTGGCTGGTGCAACCGTGCGTAAGGGAATCGTTTCAGCAGGTCAGCTCGACACTTCTGATGTGGAAGTTTCTTCAACCCTTGCAGACGTTAACCGTGTCCTTGGTACAGAACTTTCCTACGCGGATGTCGAAGATGTCTTCCGTTGTCTTGGATTTGGCCTTTCTGGAAATGCTGAAAGCTTTACTGTCAGCGTTCCACGTCGCCGTTGGGACATCACCATCGAAGCGGACCTCTTTGAAGAAATCGCTCGGATTTATGGTTATGACAAATTACCAGCAACCCTTCCAAAAGATGACGGGACAGCAGGTGAATTGACAGCGACTCAAAAACTGCGTCGCCAAGTTCGGACTATTGCAGAAGGAGCAGGCTTGACTGAAATCATCACTTATGCGCTGACAACTCCTGAAAAAGCCGTTGAATTTGCGACTGCGCCGAGTAACTTAACAGAACTTATGTGGCCAATGACTGTGGATCGTTCAGTCCTCCGTCAAAATATGATCTCAGGGATCTTAGATACCGTAGCTTATAACGTCGCTCGTAAGAACAAAGATTTGGCCCTCTACGAGATCGGAAAAGTCTTTGAACAGACAGGCAATCCAAAAGAAGAATTACCAAACGAAATCAACAGCTTTGCCTTTGCTTTAACTGGCCTAGTCGCTGAAAAAGACTTTCAAACTGCAGCTGTTCCAGTTGACTTCTTCTATGCTAAGGGAATCCTTGAAGCCCTCTTTGCTCGCTTGGGTCTTGATGTGACTTATACAGCAACACAAGAAATCAAGAGTCTCCACCCAGGGCGGACAGCCTTGATCTCACTTGGTGACCAAGTGATTGGGGTCTTGGGACAAGTCCATCCTGTAACAGCTAAGGCTTATGATATCCCAGAAACCTATGTGGCAGAATTGAACTTATCTGCTATTGAAGCAGCTCTTCAACCAGCCGCAGCCTTTGTGGAAATCACCAAATTCCCAGCAGTGAGCCGTGATATCGCCCTTCTCCTCAAAGCAGAAGTGACCCACCAAGAAGTGGTTGATGCGATTCAAGCTGCTGGCGTGAAACGCTTAACAGACATCAAACTCTTTGACGTCTTCTCAGGTGAAAAACTAGGACTTGGCATGAAGTCTATGGCCTACAGCTTGACCTTCCAAAATCCAGAAGATAGTTTGACGGATGAAGAAGTCGCTCGCTACATGGAAAAAATCCAAGCTTCTCTCGAAGAAAAAGTTAATGCAGAAGTACGTTAAAAATTTGATGAAAACAGTTGAGACATGCTCTTAGCTGTTTTTGTTTTATTACAATCTTCTTACAAGTTTTTGAAAGAATTTACAAATATCATAGGATCGTTTATAATAGAAGAATAAACATTAGTAGATTTACTGAAAAAAGGAAGGAGAATGGGGATGTTAAATATGAGAAAACCTATCCTGTCACTTGTTGGTTTGTTGGCAGTAGTTAGTCTAGTTGGATGTCAACAGGCTGAGGGCAAGAAGGGAAATTCAAAGGAACTAAGTCAAGAACAAATTATCGACAAGGGGCTCCAGGCTTTTGAACACCTCAAAGATGGGGAAATCAAACTGGAGAGTAAGATTGAGAGAAAGTTTAGTGAACCAACAAGTGATGGAGATACACACGCAGTATATACTCTGACTTTTGAAGGATCCTTTGAATTAAAACCAGTGAGGGTACGTGGACTATATACGAACAACGGTACGAGTCAAGAAGAGTATTACGATGCCTTTCACGAGTATTCTAGACCAAAAGACTCATCAGAGTGGGAAATGTTTTCTTATTCTCAAGAGAATAAACAACCTGTGGGGGTAAATCAAGAAGCCATACGCTTCTTTCAGACACAGAAAGACAAGTTTGAAGTGACCAAGAAAAAGGACCAGTATGTCTTAACCTATAAGAGTAAGGATGTCAATCATTTACTAGAACCAAATAACGCCGTGTTGCAAGGCCCTGTTCCCATAGGAGTTAGTTATTTTGAAAATTCAGAAGGGAGCTACCAGATAGACCTCATCGTTTCTAAGGAGAACTTGACACCTTTAGGTGTTACTTATACTTGTACTTCTAATTCATCTTTTGCGAAAGAAAAATTAACGTGTAAAATTACCTATTCAAAACAAAATACTGGTGTCCAAGTAGAAGTACCAGAGGCTGTTGAAAAATTAGGTGGTATTTAGTTCAAAAGGAGTGAAGATATGAAACATAAAAGAAAATTATTAGTGTTTTTCTTATCTCTTCTTGCTTGTCTATTCCTTTCAGCTTGTCAATCGGCTAAAACCCCTTCAAAGGATACGACACAAGATAGTGGGAGTAAAGATGTGAAAACGTATATCCAAGCCATGAGAGATGCAAAAAACATGGAATATGTCAGTAAAATTTATCGAAAGAATCTACTTGAGGTAAAAGGTTCACAATCACTAATGTATGAAACAACCTTACGACATGGGAAAATTCAGTTTGACCCGCAAGTATATAATGAATTTTATACGAAAGATGGAGGAAATGGATCTACGATAGACAGTGATTCAGATCATTTTCGAAGTCTTGCCAATAAAATAGGTTCTACAGGTTATGGGGAGAAAATTTTGAGACTATATTCTCCTGAAAAAGGGGTTCTGTATAAAAAAATAAAGAAGGGAGACGATAGTTGGACTTGGAATAGAGTGGATGAAGCTACAGATCCAGATCTAATATATAAAAATAGAAAAGATCCAGAAGTGGGGCGTCATGAGCTTATTTTAAAACTTTATGAGAAGTATGCGGATCGATTTAAAAAAACTATCGATGGTCAGTATATCTATCTGGAATTTAAGGGTGATGTTAAGAAAGATATTGATCAAATTGGAGAATTTCAAAATACTTTGTTAGATAGTGAGCTTTACACCAAAGGGAAAAAGGAGATTCAGTCCGTCAAGTTGCACATTTATTTGTCTATGAAGAAAGACTCCTCAAATAAAGAAGAAAAATTAGTTCCTAGCGAGGCTAGGATTCAACTAGATACCAAATTGAAAAATGATAAAGGGCGAACGGTGAACAATGAAGACCATTTTGAATTTACTTATCGAGATATTAACCAGATAAAAGAAGTCAAAGCTCCCCAAGATTTTAATATCGTAGAGAATTAAATAGGAGGATAGAAAAACCATTGGTTCAATTGACCAATGGTTTTTTACGTTTCTGATTTCTGGTACACACCAATTCTTTACTGGTGGCGATGCGATTGGTGCATTTCGTCTTTGATGGGGCAGGAACACTTACAATCGCCACAAGAACCTTTTACCTTGAGGTAGGAGCGAAGACCTTGTCCAGCTAAAAAAATAAGGACGGTAATAAGAATAGTTGACATGGTAACCTCCTAGATATGAGTGGTAGATAAGTTTTTTAAGCTGATGAGTTGATCATTACTTTGCTGTGGCTTGTGGAAGATGCAGGGAACAAGGATGATGAAAATGATCAGAGCTAGCCTAGTCCTACTAGTTTAGACTTCATCGATATTAAACACGTGTAAGATTATCTTGTAGCGACCAAAGTTATATTTCTTACTATGGAAGTCTTTTCAGATTCATAGCAGGGAGAAAAGAATCTTTAAAAGGTGCGCAAATGCGGGCCTTTTATTTCTTACCTCAAAATATCCATGTCAACCATCCTTCTATTTTTGACAAATATTTTTATTTTTTTGAAAAATATACTTGTCAAAAAGAAAAAGAAGTGTTACAATAATTTTAGTTGAAAGAAGGGGAGGTATTCTTATGGGAGCTATATGGATTCTATTTATCCCTTTTCTGGTTATCATTTATGCAAGCTCAGAAAAGAAGATAAAAAAGTTGAACAAACGTATTAAAAGATTAGAAAAACAAGTGAAAGGAAATCAAGAAATGTCTAGACTTTTAGAAGAATTAAAAGGCCAAACGGTCAAGGTGACAGTAAATGGATTTGGAACTACGTGGGAAATTGTTGATTTTGATGAAGATTGGGTCAAACTGACCCGTGTGATTCATAAACAACAGAGGGAAACCAAGTTAGTCCGTATCGAAGATATTCAAGGTATTC
The DNA window shown above is from Streptococcus sp. S1 and carries:
- the trpX gene encoding tryptophan ABC transporter substrate-binding protein; translated protein: MKNKRLMGIIGLIAAAVIGTAIYSATAGKDNKAATSNEKAKVGVLQLVSHPSLDLIYKGIQDGLAEEGYDKDKVDIDFLNAEGDQNKVATMSKQLAEKDNQVLIGIATPSAQGLASATKDKPIVMGAVTDPVGANLVKDLKKPGGNITGVSDHNPTEQQLKLIKELTPNVKTIGVLYSTSEDNSKSQVEEFTKLAEKAGYKVVPYSVPSTNEIASTVSVMSGKVDAIWVPIDNTIASAFSTVVEANKDAKKPIFPSATAMVEAGGLGSVVVDQHDLGVATGKMAAKILKGQKPADTPVEIFSQGKSVINKKVADELGITIPESVLKDAGQVIK
- a CDS encoding chromosome partitioning protein ParB; this encodes MKVKLTDLHPTQLYLSEKKLQAIQMLDQSAEIINMDPISILTFGNRFLITDGHHRAYQALLAGQDTISAEFDRDGGDDLYALYAQACEERKIDSVLDLKNRILPQDEYEAKWYNWCDGFNQAATLLLKRNADETDQANR
- the pheS gene encoding phenylalanine--tRNA ligase subunit alpha; this encodes MSTIEEQLKALREETLAALKQISAENKKEMQELRVSVLGKKGSLTEILKGMKDVSAEMRPVIGKHVNEARDVLTAAFEESAKLLEEKKVQAKLASESIDVTLPGRPVASGYRHILTQTSEEIEDIFIGMGYQVVDGFEVEQDYYNFERMNLPKDHPARDMQDTFYITEEILLRTHTSPVQARAMDAHDFSKGPLKMISPGRVFRRDTDDATHSHQFHQIEGLVVGKSISMADLQGTLQLIVQKMFGAERQIRLRPSYFPFTEPSVEVDVSCFKCGGAGCNVCKKTGWIEIMGAGMVHPRVLEMSGIDPTIYSGFAFGLGQERVAMLRYGINDIRGFYQGDVRFSEQFK
- a CDS encoding GNAT family N-acetyltransferase; protein product: MLVRVKIDQLETLRDLEVETYGDTFGPYIVEEDLEDYFSTVLSLEQIEKDLLDPESETYFVLNEEQEICGFLKINWGQAQTEPVEMDKSFEIQRIYVKKEFHRAGFGKEMFSFALDQAKSRGFEWAWLGVWERNFKAQNFYYRFGFERFSEHQYITGDTVDTDWLLRKKLI
- the pheT gene encoding phenylalanine--tRNA ligase subunit beta; amino-acid sequence: MLVSYKWLKELVDVDVPSEELAEKMSTTGIEVEGVESPAVGLSKIVVGEVLSCEDVPETHLHVCQVNVGEEEARQIVCGAPNVRAGIKVMVALPGARIADNYKIKKGKIRGLESLGMICSLGELGISDSVVPKEFADGIQILPEDAVPGEEVFSYLDLDDEIIELSITPNRADALSMRGVAHEVAAIYDKAVNFKEFSLTETDQAVADALSVSIDTDKAPYYAARILDNVTIAPSPQWLQNLLMNEGIRPINNVVDVTNYILLYFGQPMHAFDLDTFEGSEIRVREARAGEKLVTLDGEERELEASDLVITVADKPVALAGVMGGEATEISEKSTRVVLEAAVFNGKSIRKTSGRLNLRSESSSRFEKGINVATVNEALDAAASMIAELAGATVRKGIVSAGQLDTSDVEVSSTLADVNRVLGTELSYADVEDVFRCLGFGLSGNAESFTVSVPRRRWDITIEADLFEEIARIYGYDKLPATLPKDDGTAGELTATQKLRRQVRTIAEGAGLTEIITYALTTPEKAVEFATAPSNLTELMWPMTVDRSVLRQNMISGILDTVAYNVARKNKDLALYEIGKVFEQTGNPKEELPNEINSFAFALTGLVAEKDFQTAAVPVDFFYAKGILEALFARLGLDVTYTATQEIKSLHPGRTALISLGDQVIGVLGQVHPVTAKAYDIPETYVAELNLSAIEAALQPAAAFVEITKFPAVSRDIALLLKAEVTHQEVVDAIQAAGVKRLTDIKLFDVFSGEKLGLGMKSMAYSLTFQNPEDSLTDEEVARYMEKIQASLEEKVNAEVR
- a CDS encoding DUF6612 family protein, translating into MLNMRKPILSLVGLLAVVSLVGCQQAEGKKGNSKELSQEQIIDKGLQAFEHLKDGEIKLESKIERKFSEPTSDGDTHAVYTLTFEGSFELKPVRVRGLYTNNGTSQEEYYDAFHEYSRPKDSSEWEMFSYSQENKQPVGVNQEAIRFFQTQKDKFEVTKKKDQYVLTYKSKDVNHLLEPNNAVLQGPVPIGVSYFENSEGSYQIDLIVSKENLTPLGVTYTCTSNSSFAKEKLTCKITYSKQNTGVQVEVPEAVEKLGGI
- a CDS encoding FeoB-associated Cys-rich membrane protein; protein product: MSTILITVLIFLAGQGLRSYLKVKGSCGDCKCSCPIKDEMHQSHRHQ